The Balaenoptera acutorostrata chromosome 10, mBalAcu1.1, whole genome shotgun sequence genome has a window encoding:
- the LOC102997782 gene encoding LOW QUALITY PROTEIN: POM121-like protein 2 (The sequence of the model RefSeq protein was modified relative to this genomic sequence to represent the inferred CDS: inserted 4 bases in 4 codons; substituted 1 base at 1 genomic stop codon) codes for MDTYVGKLGLSPSSPAEGRTDLSERPLNGRPAQPLHQVPRVQHVHRAHPAPRHRPARRLPNGDPTSPNAWVVNEAWRRFPMNRSRSSIMGPLPSDGWESYFKRSIRSLRHPRAIWSPVTTRLAPRERTAPPSTAPAEETNTAGVSPSEKPPDPCAKETVLRALRECKKGKVRWEERLFHESLDSRRRIPETRPSAFKPLTKNGVLTSFVPRPGPLQRSLDCWGSDHSLNNRPSCSSVDSLASTHTGGPLSSQRNAITSSYSSSRDFSEPWKRSIPSTSLQIPEWPITRKEHGHPSHSPVPPVSDESRETSGSSGQQNQIPLLLSSPGSLLSLTPPPQLGYAVPEDLALGKKAGLQRSNKAREDTAEVTTDSVPDTWSALQPSLSQGADPPLESLHKMQKSPSPLAFPQPTGEAISVAHSPLKTASLLAPRGCSQSEPLSGTSSDSKPTTTFILLXPCFPTSPVTDTTWPPSTSQAAIPXDSPAIIPAAPTMQSTLFGLMSSPGPHLPASAPPVATSAERLSKPILGLPANSEIGGSSYSRISSTAAASYSIXTPPGISTPTFKAIFGSLRPLKTMPVRAPFSFKQTSPPPTPASTRLFHGLVKATSVVVSTTPASTSKGSFKPPLDLGVVNVTSTMGNTCSIPSTCPPFPLRAACAFRASFSPAAGFTFPLCQRPTVPTVHTVTIFSQVLPSAVQISPTRSTANCSAVGSPLATSALVTTNQPALSSRISSSTAAFTIPLESSSRPPFPLSLGATPQPAFGAAYVQKQEVPQPALGPSFSSSFIFGSSPVAXSIPTPTPAQPSFSGTTQSAFGGLAPSASTFHIPASFRPAFGSTPXQANTNGLGVVTPTHRSGACGSVFGSTAPRPFDFGGLVTPIDCEETWMGVTAPDMSSNPGAFSTGAEPSGTTSSITPLGTGCGPNNQGRTSQGTHFALGKASISARKTMFGDPSMTPFAQSTPVTGSVKAGSSLGFGMPSPPPQGSVGRRSFRLSAPSFSIGAKSKSPKNREQGHSRRPHAHTK; via the exons ATGGACACTTACGTGGGCAAGCTGGGACTCTCGCCGTCGTCCCCAGCAGAGGGGCGCACAGACTTGTCGGAGAGGCCCTTGAACGGCCGGCCAGCTCAGCCCCTTCATCAGGTCCCCCGGGTTCAGCACGTCCATCGTGCCCACCCTGCCCCTCGGCACAGACCTGCGAGGAGGCTGCCGAACGGGGATCCTACCAGTCCCAACGCGTGGGTGGTCAACGAGGCTTGGAGGCGCTTTCCCATGAACAGGTCCCGGAGCTCCATCATGGGGCCTCTTCCCTCAGACGGGTGGGAAAGTTACTTCAAGCGGAGTATCCGGTCTCTTCGGCACCCCAGGGCAATCTGGAGCCCGGTGACCACCAGGCTCGCTCCTCGTGAGCGGACAGCGCCCCCCTCCACTGCCCCAGCAGAGGAAACGAACACTGCAGGGGTCTCACCTTCTGAGAAGCCCCCAGACCCATGTGCGAAGGAGACAGTGCTGAGGGCCCTCAGAGAGTGCAAGAAGGGGAAAGTGAGGTGGGAAGAACGACTGTTCCATGAGAGCTTGGACAGTAGGAGAAGGATTCCAGAGACCAGACCATCTGCGTTTAAGCCTCTGACGAAAAATGGAGTCCTCACTTCTTTTGTGCCCAGGCCTGGGCCTCTGCAGAGAAGCCTCGACTGCTGGGGCTCGGATCACAGCTTGAAtaacaggcccagctgctcctccGTGGACTCCTTGGCCAGCACACACACAGGTGGCCCCCTTAGCTCCCAAAGAAATGCTATTACAAGCTCTTACAGCTCTTCTAGAGATTTCTCTGAGCCTTGGAAGAGAAGTATTCCCAGTACATCACTCCAGATACCAGAGTGGCCAATAACAAGGAAAGAACATGGCCATCCGTCTCACTCTCCAGTCCCACCGGTATCAGATGAGTCCCGAGAAACCTCTGGCAGCTCTGGGCAGCAAAATCAGATTCCCCTGCTTCTATCAAGCCCTGGCAGCCTGCTGTCCCTGACTCCACCTCCTCAGCTTGGTTATGCAGTCCCTGAAGACCTGGCCTTAGGGAAGAAAGCTGGACTCCAACGGAGCAACAAAGCCAGAGAGGATACGGCTGAGGTCACCACAGACTCTGTCCCTGACACTTGGTCTGCTCTTCAGCCTTCCCTGTCCCAGGGCGCTGATCCTCCGCTGGAAAGCTTACATAAAATGCAGAAGTCTCCAAGTCCACTGGCCTTCCCACAACCTACCGGAGAGGCAATCAGTGTGGCCCACTCGCCTCTGAAGACAGCGAGCCTGCTGGCCCCACGTGGGTGCTCACAGTCAGAGCCCCTTTCAGGCACCTCTTCAGACTCAAAACCCACAACTACTTTCATCCTTC ACCCTTGTTTTCCCACATCACCAGTCACTGACACCACGTGGCCACCTTCAACGTCTCAGGCTGCCATACCCTGAGACTCACCTGCCATTATCCCTGCAGCACCCACTATGCAAAGCACTTTGTTTGGATTGATGAGCAGCCCAGGTCCTCATCTTCCTGCATCTGCACCTCCTGTTGCAACTTCTGCTGAACGCTTGTCAAAGCCCATTTTGGGGCTCCCAGCCAATAGTGAGATAGGAGGCTCCTCATATTCCAGAATTTCAAGCACAGCTGCAGCATCTTACAGCA TTACACCTCCGGGTATCTCAACTCCCACCTTCAAGGCTATCTTTGGCAGCCTAAGACCACTTAAAACTATGCCCGTGAGAGCTCCTTTCTCTTTCAAGCAGACCTCTCCTCCACCTACTCCTGCTTCTACCCGTCTCTTCCATGGCCTGGTCAAGGCTACCTCTGTAGTCGTGTCCACCACCCCAGCCAGCACATCCAAAGGCTCTTTTAAGCCACCTTTGGATCTTGGTGTAGTGAATGTTACCAGTACCATGGGCAACACTTGCTCCATCCCTTCCACTTGCCCGCCTTTCCCTCTCAGGGCTGCCTGTGCCTTCAGGGCCAGCTTCTCCCCAGCTGCAGGCTTCACTTTCCCACTATGCCAGCGTCCAACCGTTCCTACTGTGCACACAGTCACCATCTTTAGCCAGGTTCTTCCCAGTGCTGTCCAGATATCCCCTACCAGGAGCACTGCCAATTGTAGCGCTGTGGGTAGCCCTCTGGCAACGTCAGCCCTAGTAACCACCAACCAGCCTGCATTGTCATCCAGGATCTCCAGTTCGACCGCAGCATTCACAATTCCCTTGGAGTCAAGCTCAAGGCCACCTTTCCCACTATCCCTGGGAGCCACTCCCCAACCTGCGTTTGGGGCTGCATATGTGCAGAAGCAAGAAGTCCCCCAACCAGCCCTTGGCCCAAGCTTCAGTAGCTCTTTCATTTTTGGAAGCTCACCAGTGG CCTCAATCCCAACACCGACTCCAGCCCAGCCATCCTTCAGCGGTACCACGCAGTCAGCCTTTGGGGGTTTGGCACCATCAGCCTCCACCTTTCACATCCCCGCCAGCTTCCGGCCGGCCTTTGGCAGCACTC GTCAAGCTAATACGAACGGTTTGGGAGTTGTCACCCCAACCCACCGGAGTGGGGCTTGTGGCTCAGTGTTTGGCAGTACAGCCCCACGACCTTTTGACTTTGGGGGATTGGTGACCCCTATAGACTGTGAGGAGACTTGGATGGGCGTCACTGCCCCAGACATGAGCTCCAACCCTGGAGCATTCAGCACTGGAGCAGAGCCAAGTGGGACCACTAGCAGCATCACACCCTTGGGAACAGGCTGCGGCCCAAACAACCAGGGTCGGACCAGCCAGGGCACACATTTTGCCTTGGGGAAGGCCAGCATTTCTGCAAGAAAAACTATGTTTGGGGACCCCTCCATGACCCCCTTTGCTCAGAGCACCCCTGTCACTGGATCAGTTAAGGCAGGCAGCAGCCTTGGCTTTGGGATGCCCTCTCCACCACCCCAGGGCTCTGTTGGGAGAAGATCTTTCAGACTGTCAGCCCCTTCATTTTCCATTGGTGCAAAATCAAAATCCCCAAAGAATAGGGAGCAAGGGCATTCCCGAAGGCCTCATGCCCACACAAAATAA